CCTTGTTAGTGACAAATCGCCCCACTCCGGCGTAAGCAACCTCGGCTTCGTTGATGACCTGCAACCACTATACGAATCTTCTGCGCTCGTTCTTGCGCCCGCCAAGTCGGGCGCTGGAAGCCAGTTGAAGCTTGTAGGTGCACTCGCTCGAGGCCGTGTCGTTGTAGGTCCGGCCTATCTTGAACGCGAGACGCGAAACGGTGATCTGCCCGCCGACGCCGTCATTGGCACGGACGACCAGGCTGAGACGATAGTGCGCCTCCTCGAGAACTCGGAGGAGCGCCACCGCCGCGAGGCGGCAGCAATTCGCTTCTCGAGGGAGAACTCCTGGGAGAAGGTTGTCGCGCCTATCGTCGCGTATCTCGATACGCTCGCGCGCGAGCGTTCCGTTTAATCGAGTGACTGAGCCGACTCTGGCCCGTTGGTCCAAGCGAAGAAGCCCAAGTCGCGTGTTTGCTCAGGTCCGACGATCGGACCGTGACGTTACGAGCGCCGATACGGCCAATATCACGGAGAGACTCGCCATGGCCTGAAGCAGGGAGCCTCGAAGCACGAGCAAGAGATAGAACGGAAGAACGCATCCCAACAGAGTAGGAACCCCGGTCTTCTTTAGTTGCAGCTCGTTGGACGTGTCCCACCTGCGTAGGAAGACGCCAAGCGCGACAGCACCAACTATCACCGCCAGAAAAGCCCCATTTATGAGCAACTCGGCAGGAAGCGGCGCCGACAGATTTGAGAATGCGTAACCCTTGTAGTTGGCGATGAGAACTCCCGTGTCGACAGGTTTCGATGGCCAAAATGCTCGTGGCACCCAGAACAGAAGCACTCCGACCATCTGCCATCCGAGCGTAGGACCGACGTCATTCACGTACTCAACGACGTTGATGAGTTGCGCGAACGCATCGAAGTCCGGGCTCGCGAACTGAGGGAGTGGGTCTGAGAACTCGATCGCCGACGCGGTCGAGTATCGAAAACTATCGAGCACGGGGAACAAGAACGCCAGACTCAGCAGCGCGAGAATCGATGTCGCGCGGTACTTAAGTAGCGACGAGTAAGCGCCCATCACCGCTAGGAGTCCAAGGACGATTACGCCAAACACGTATCGCGGCGAGCCGACCGGGTTCACAATCGTCAAGAGCATGAGCGCACTAAAGAAGACGACCACACGCCGCGTGGATCGCCAGGCAGCGGAGCCATCGCGCATAACGAGAACCTGCGCGACGATCACCGTGAGTAGACCGACCGAAACGAGTGCTTCCACTATCTGCGCAACCAAGGGGTCGCCGAAGGTTCGCCAAACAACTGCGCCGCGCCAAACGCGGGGGCCCCAAATCGCTCCCAGACCGATCAGTGCTATGTATGCTGCACCCATCGAGAGCAGGAGGGCCGTCCACAGATAGACACGGACCGGATCGATCGTTCTCGGACGCGCCGCTGGGAGCTCGATACGAGATGGCGCGAGCACAGCCCCGAGTATGAGTAGCACCTCGAACACGATGACCGCCGCGATGGCAGTCCAGGCGTTGGAGAAGTCGACATTGGGTGTTGTTGATGGGGCACCGTAGCCGCGGAGTTGTACGAGCGGAGCGATCCCAAGAAACACGTAGACGAAGAGCCACGTCACCATCTCGAACAGACGACGATCTGGCACAGTCATCAGCCAACTAAATCGCATACCGGCGATGATGACCGCAATGAGGGCACCGACCCACGCGGAGTCGCTCGCAGAGGAACCGGTTGCGGCGATGATGAGCATCGGAACAAGCCCCACCAACGCGCCGGCAAGGATGGTGCCGAGAAAGGGAGCGTGGGAAGCGGGCGTTGACAATCTCGCCATAGGATCGACGGTGGGCGTTCGGAAGGCCTTACTTGTACGCATCAGAACTCGGCTCGTTGCGAAGGCGAGCGGCAACCCTCCCAATGAAAACATCCAGCGGAAGGTTCATTAGCTGCATGATCCGATGGTAGACGCGAGCTCGACGAGAGACCCCCGGATAGATGCTCGCGGCGTGCCACATCGCGCGTAGGTATCGCCTGTCGCGGATAGACGATACGTCGCGATACTTATCCAAGAAGCTCCGCAATCCCTCTACCTGTCGAGCACCGGGAGAGGAAAGATGCTCACCAGAGCCGGCGTGCTGGATGACGCAATCTTCGCTCAGCACTCTGTAGTGTCCTCCTTGCGCGAGGTATCGGACCAAGAGATCCTGATCTTCCGCCACCAGTAGCGTCTCATCGAACCCATCGAGGGCGATTAGCTGAGCAGTCTGCGCCACAAAGTTTGATCCCGTCAAGCCCGGGTTGTTTCCGAGACACATCGTCCACAACAGCCCTTCGCTGAGCCGCATGAAGGGCCTATCTCCTAGACTCGTCCGCAACACAGTATGGCTGACGGCGAGGTCGACGCCCGCTCCGAGGCGGGCAGCCGTGCTCGCCAAGAATCCGGGCAGCCACTCGTCGTCGTCATCGAGGAACGCCACGAGGGGCGTCTCGACCATCGCAAGCCCGACATTCCTTGACCGCGACGCGGATCCCGCCAACGTCAGAGATGCGACGTACTTCACTCGCTCGATCGAGTTTGCGGCGATCCGCTCGACAACCTCGCGCGTCGCTGGGTCGTCCAGGTCGTCCACGACGACAATGGTGTGGGCACGCGTGGTCTGTGCCAGCACAGAGGCTAGCGATCTCTCCAGAAGCCGCGGGCGCCCGTGAGTGGGGACTACGACTGTGACGGCTTCATCTCTATAAGCCAAGAAACGTCCTTATTGTTGGTTCGACCCGGAAGTTCATTCGACGCGGCGGTCGATCTCGCTCAAGAGATCTGCGTCTCGCGATGAATCAAACTTCCGCGCGAAGAAGGCGCGCTCCGGCGGTTGCAGCGCCATGGCCCAATCGATCCGACCCGTGAGGTTTGCGTCGACTATGTGAAAGTTCGGGATCTCCGACACGCTCGCAACTCTGGGTTCCAGCTTCCTGAATTCGGTTTCGGCGGCCCATCTCGAATTATAGATGAAGGTCTGGAAAGCGATCTCGTCAGGCGCAAAGGAGTCAAGAAACCACTCGCGCTGCTGTGTACGAACGCTGGCGACTGCCTCCTGAGCACAATCTCGCGGAAGTGCCATCCACTGAGACCCGATCGCCACGTGTACGGGAACCTCCTTCGCATACCCGATCGAGCGCAAACGTGACCAGGCGTTTCGCATCGCTCTCCGGGAAAGCGATCCACGTGCGCCGAATCGCGCGGCCCAAGAGTCGAAGCCATGACGACGCTCATACCGCCATCGATGGTCCTCGCCCGGTCCGGTAACGGCATGCGCCCGCGCATGCACGCGCCAGCGCGACGAAGCCAGGTGGTTGACGAATTCGGCGACGGGACGGACCGGATAGCACCTGCCCGAAAGGAACACGACATGATCATCCACCGAGGTATCCGACAAGGCCTGATCCACCGAATGTGCCATTCCCTCGACAATCGACCATCCGCCCCAATTCAGTCTGCTCCGCGTTCGAACGTACTGCGCCGTCCGCGAACTGGTGATCTTGGCTACGGAGTCGAAGTCGTCGAGATCGGTCTTCGCGTCGATGTGGACATGGATCGGATGCGCACCCAGTCGGCCAACCAGTCGGCGCAACATGGCTGGGTCATCATGTGCCAATACGACGAAGACGGGCATCAGCCTTTTCCGGGTCGCGGAGCATCGGCCAGTTGACGCGTCTCGTCGTAGAGGCCTTCGAGTCGAAGAGCGACATGATCGATGTTGAGTTCGTCACGAAGATACGTGGCTCCTCCCTGTCGGAGGCTTTCGGCGTGGCCAGGCACCGTCAGGATCTCAGCGAGCGCATGCGCCATCGCTTCCGGTGATCCATCAGTGATGACCGCCGCACCGTATTTGCGGCAGGCGTCTGCAATCCCGAGCGAAGTCGTGACCACCGAAGGAGTGCCAGCGCGCAGCGCTTCCAACAACGACATCGGGAACACTTCACCTTCGGCCGGAAGTACGTAGGCGCTTGCGCTCCGGAGCAGGCTGTCAGTCTCGGCGGGGTCCACGGCTCCGATCCATCGGACAGGCACCGATTCACCGAGCGCGCTAATCATCTCCGCAACACGCTTACCGTCGCCCTCGTCGGGTCCAGCCAGGACAAACTCGAGTTGAGGGAAGCGAGGGGCGAGCAACCTGGCCGTCTCGACGAAAGCAGGCGCACGCTTTCTCGGGTGCAATCGAGCTAAGAACACCACTCGAGGCAGGCGGTCGTTGTAAGGTGAAAGCTCGCCAACATGCACACCGTTCGTGATTCGGACCTGCTTCACAGATGGCTCGATCTCGGCCAACGAACCGGCTTCCTCGGCGGTTAGTACGAGGGCCCACGAAGCGCCTCGAAGCGCCGCTCTCGTCTCCCACAGATCGATCGGACGAGCGAGCAGCCGTGTGGACGCATCGATCATCCCGTGGGTCTGGACTACGTATGGAATTCCCAGACGACGGACCGCTCTCGCCGCAGGGAGGGTAACGAGGTCGCGGGCGAGGTGGATGTGCGCGATATCCAGATCAGGCGCCGCAGCTCGAAGGGCTCTCATCAGACCCGGCGATCGTAGACCAGCGAACCCCAAAGAGGCGTGCAGGAAACGACCCGAGAAAGTTCGAAGGCTGTAGCCGTCTTGCTGCTGGTCGACTTCCTCGTCTGGAGGACAAGCTGCGAAGACCGTGACCTCGTGACCGCGTGCGGCGAGCGCCTCTGCCTGACCGAGGGCAACTCGAGCGGGACCCCCGAACGCTCCATCGGGGGAGAGATAGGTGACGACGTGCGCGACCCTCATCTGAATCGCTCCGCGAGCCGACCAGTCTGATCCCAGATGGTGTTTGGCTCGACGTCGCTGTCGACGCGGGTGAGCGGCTTGATCAGGGCAGATCGCCCGATAGTCACGCCCCCGAGCACCACACAACGGCTCGTCACCCACACTCCCGACTCGATCGTGATTGGCCGCGTGACGAGTGCCATGTCCTTGCGGTGGCGGTGGCTTCCAGTCGTCAAGAGCGTCTCCTGCGAGATCACGACATCGTGGCCGATGTGGATGTGGTCCTGATTGTGGAACCAGGCGCCCTCGCCGATCCAAGAGCGGTCGCCGATGTGCAACTTCCAGGGAAATTTCACGCGGGTGCGGGGCCGGAAGATGACGCCGCTGCCGATTTCGGCGCCGAACGCGCGCAGCACTCGTATGCGTAGGCCCGAGCTGATCTGCCAGGCGTTGGTGACAAGAAGCAACTCGACGATGGCCCAGAGATACACCTTCCAGGCTGGTTGATCCCATGCGGCGCGCTCGCCCGGGGCCTTCGAGAGATCGATCACCGGAATGTCGCTCACGGCGTCCCTTTCTCGTAACTGTGTCGTAACGACGGTCGCTGTAAGGTCGGTGCCGTGCAGCAACGACCCTCGCGAACGCTCGTCTTCGGGCTCAACTACCCCCCGGAGACTACGGGGATCTCTCCCTACACGG
The DNA window shown above is from Microbacterium laevaniformans and carries:
- a CDS encoding glycosyltransferase family 2 protein, whose translation is MAYRDEAVTVVVPTHGRPRLLERSLASVLAQTTRAHTIVVVDDLDDPATREVVERIAANSIERVKYVASLTLAGSASRSRNVGLAMVETPLVAFLDDDDEWLPGFLASTAARLGAGVDLAVSHTVLRTSLGDRPFMRLSEGLLWTMCLGNNPGLTGSNFVAQTAQLIALDGFDETLLVAEDQDLLVRYLAQGGHYRVLSEDCVIQHAGSGEHLSSPGARQVEGLRSFLDKYRDVSSIRDRRYLRAMWHAASIYPGVSRRARVYHRIMQLMNLPLDVFIGRVAARLRNEPSSDAYK
- a CDS encoding LbetaH domain-containing protein, which codes for MSDIPVIDLSKAPGERAAWDQPAWKVYLWAIVELLLVTNAWQISSGLRIRVLRAFGAEIGSGVIFRPRTRVKFPWKLHIGDRSWIGEGAWFHNQDHIHIGHDVVISQETLLTTGSHRHRKDMALVTRPITIESGVWVTSRCVVLGGVTIGRSALIKPLTRVDSDVEPNTIWDQTGRLAERFR
- a CDS encoding beta-1,6-N-acetylglucosaminyltransferase, whose protein sequence is MPVFVVLAHDDPAMLRRLVGRLGAHPIHVHIDAKTDLDDFDSVAKITSSRTAQYVRTRSRLNWGGWSIVEGMAHSVDQALSDTSVDDHVVFLSGRCYPVRPVAEFVNHLASSRWRVHARAHAVTGPGEDHRWRYERRHGFDSWAARFGARGSLSRRAMRNAWSRLRSIGYAKEVPVHVAIGSQWMALPRDCAQEAVASVRTQQREWFLDSFAPDEIAFQTFIYNSRWAAETEFRKLEPRVASVSEIPNFHIVDANLTGRIDWAMALQPPERAFFARKFDSSRDADLLSEIDRRVE
- a CDS encoding glycosyltransferase codes for the protein MRVAHVVTYLSPDGAFGGPARVALGQAEALAARGHEVTVFAACPPDEEVDQQQDGYSLRTFSGRFLHASLGFAGLRSPGLMRALRAAAPDLDIAHIHLARDLVTLPAARAVRRLGIPYVVQTHGMIDASTRLLARPIDLWETRAALRGASWALVLTAEEAGSLAEIEPSVKQVRITNGVHVGELSPYNDRLPRVVFLARLHPRKRAPAFVETARLLAPRFPQLEFVLAGPDEGDGKRVAEMISALGESVPVRWIGAVDPAETDSLLRSASAYVLPAEGEVFPMSLLEALRAGTPSVVTTSLGIADACRKYGAAVITDGSPEAMAHALAEILTVPGHAESLRQGGATYLRDELNIDHVALRLEGLYDETRQLADAPRPGKG